The Blautia luti nucleotide sequence ATGTCCAACCAGATCACGAACAATTCCATAATGATATTTTGCAGCATGAGCACCCACTGCCTTGGAAATATCGTTCAGATGATTCCCTGCACGTGCAGCCTTCAGACCTTCGAAAAAGCATTCTCTGGTCACATCCATCAGTTGGCGTGCCTCCGGTGAAACCTCTCCTACTGCATAAGTTCTCGCTGCATCAGAATGATAGCCTTTATAGATCAGGCCTGCATCAATCTTTACGAGATCTCCGTCCTGAATAATTTTTTCATCAGACGGGATTCCATGGACTACCTCATCATTCAGGCTGATGCAGAATGATGCCGGAAAACCTCCATAGTTCAGGAAATTCGGGATGCAGCCCATATCACGTATCATCTGTTCCCCGATACGGTCAATCTCCTTAGTGCTCATTCCCGGTTTAATATACGGGATCAGTCCATCGTGCACTTTTTCAAGCAGATGTCCTGCCTCTCTCATAAGTTCAATTTCATGTTCTGTCTTGATAGTAACCGACATTTTACCTCCAGATGGTGTTTAAAAACACCTGATCACTCTCCCAGGATGGCAACGATATCTGCAAATACTTCTTCCAGATCCTTGGTACCATCAACTGATTTTAAAATTCCCTCTTTAGTATAATAATCGATCAGTGGCTGTGTCTGCTCATGATATACATTCAGACGTTTCTGTACTGTTTCAGGCTGGTCATCATCACGAAGAACCAGTTTCTCTCCACAGGTATCACAAACACCTTCAACCTTCGGTGCTGCATGTACTACATGATAAGTAGCACCACACTTGAGGCAGGCACGTCTTCCGGACATACGATTTACAATGTTGGAATCCGGAACATCCACATCGATTGCATAGTCAACTTTACTTCCCAGTTTATTCAGAGCCTCTGTTAAACACTCTGCCTGAGGAATTGTTCTTGGAAAACCATCCAGTACATAACCGTTTGCTGCATCCGGCTGTTTTATTCTGTCCACAACCAGATCACAAGTCAGTTCATCAGGTACAAGAAGTCCCTGATCCATATATGTTTTTGCTTTTTTTCCAAGTTCTGTCCCATTTTTGATATTTGCGCGGAAAATGTCTCCGGTAGAAATATGCGGAATCTGATATTTCGCAGCGATTTTCTTCGCCTGAGTTCCTTTTCCTGCTCCTGGTGCACCCAGCATAATGATTTTCATAAGATATACCCTCCGTTTTCATTTACAAATCAAGGCTGTGATGCAAAGCACCACAACCTCTCATTTTTAGTTGTTCAGGAAGCCTTTGTAATTACGTACGAGAAGCTGGGATTCAATCTGTTTCACAGTTTCAAGGATAACTCCCACGATAATGATGATAGATGTACCACCAAATGAAACATTTGCTCCAAATACACCGTTAAAGATGAACGGGATCACGCACACAATGATAAGACCTACTGCACCTATAAATATAATATAATTTAAGATATTAGTCAAATAGTCTGACGTAGGTTTTCCAGGACGGATACCTGGTATAAAACCACCCTGCTTTTTGATATTATCTGCTACTTCCAGCGGATTGAATGTGATGGAAGTATAAAAATATGCAAAGAAAACGCAAAGTACGATGTAAAGAATCAGTCCCCAGCTGTACTGGATCTGTTTCGGATTACACCAGTTATTAGAAGAAAGACCACGAAGGATCTCGTTTCCGATTCCTGTTCCATTGCCTTTACCTGCAAGCTGTGCAATCACAGTCGGGAAAGACATAATGGATGATGCAAAAATAACCGGAATAACACCGGCAGTATTTACTTTCAGAGGAATATTGGTGGACTGACCGCCCATCATTTTTCTTCCGACCATTTTCTTTGAATACTGAACCGGAATTCTTCTCTCTGCACCATTCAGGATAAGTACCAGAACTACCACCAGCAGAATGATCGCCGCAATAATAATACCGGCAAGGGTACCTTTTGCAATTGTTTTTCCTTTGATGAAGTTCTCATACAGCAATGCCAGATCGCTTGGCACTCTGGAAATAATGTTTACAGCAAGTACAATGGAAATACCATTTCCGATGCCTTTTTCTGTAATACGCTCACCAAGCCACATCAGCATAGCAGAACCAGCTGTTAAGCAGGCAACTACTATTACACCCTTGAAGAAGTTCAGATTCGGGATCATACCCTGACGTCCGAAGCCGATTGCCATTGCGATTGACTCGAACAGAGCAAGACCTACAGTCACATAACGTGTGATTGCAGTCATCTTCTTTCTTCCTTCTTCACCATCTCGCTGCATTTCCTCCAGTGCCGGAATGGCAATGGTAAGAAGCTGAATGATAATGGATGAAGTAATGTACGGTGTGATGTTCAATGCGAAAATTGACATTTTTTCAAATGAACCACCAGTAAACGCATCAAAAAAGTTAAACGCATCTCCGGTGTTGCTGCTGAACCACTGCTTAAAGAAGTCACTGTCAACACCCGGAACCGGGATCTGGCAGCCGATACGGATGATAAAAATCATCCATATCAGATACAACAGCTTACGTCTCATTTCTTTCACTCTAAAAACATTTTTAAGAGTTTCAAACATTAGATCACCTCTACTGTACCACCAGCAGCTTCAATTTTTGATTTTGCAGTCTCGCTGACAGCGTTTACTTTGACATTAAGTTTCTTTGTCAGCTCACCATTTCCAAGAATTTTAACGCCATCAGCAATCTTGGAGATTGCACCACTTGCAAGTAAGCTTTCTGCTGTAACTTCTGCACCATCTTCAAAACGGTTCAGTACGTCAACGTTGATTGCAATGATCTCTTTTGTATTTCTGTTTTTGAATCCTCTCTTAGGCAGACGTCTGTATAAAGGCATCTGACCACCTTCGAATCCCGGTTTCTTGTGACCGGAACGAGCTAACTGTCCTTTGTGTCCTTTACCGGCTGTTTTACCGTTTCCAGAACCATGTCCACGGCCTCTTCTGAAGTTATCGCTGTGCTTAGAACCTTCTGCTGGTCTTAAGTTTGATAATTCCATGTTGGCACCTCCTTATTATTATTTCAAATCTATCTGTTCAGATCGTATTGTTTCTGATCATGTTTCTGTATGTTCCCGCCACTCTCAGGAACGGCAGGTTCATATCAGATCCATATCAGAGTTCTCTCTGGTTAAATCGCAATTAAGCTTCTTCAACCTTTACCAGGTGCTGTACCTGCTGAATCATTCCTCTTGTTGCTGCGTTATCCGGCATTTCAACTGTTTTGTGCATTTTTGTAAGACCCATAGCTGCAACAGTTTTTTTGTGCTTCGGAACTGCACCAATAGGAGATTTTACTAATGTAACTTTTAATGTGTTTGCCATTTTTGTATTTCCTCCTTAAGCCAGAATCTCATCAACAGATTTTCCGCGAAGTCTAGCAACTTCTTCCGGAGTTTTTAACTGTCTTAAGCCTTCGATTGTTGCAAGAACAACGTTCTGTTTGTTTCTGGATCCCATACATTTTGTACGGATGTTTTTGATACCAGCTAACTCGATTACCGCACGGGCAGGACCGCCGGCGATAACTCCAGTACCTTCCGGAGCTCTCTTCAGAAGCATTTCAGCGCTTCCGTATTTTCCAATGAAGTCATGTGTAATGGAGTTGTTCTCGTCTCTTGCTACTGTTACTAATTTCTTCATAGCATCCTCTTTTCCTTTGCGGATAGCTTCAGGAATTTCGGCTGCTTTACCTAAACCTGCACCAACGTGTCCGTTGCCGTCACCTACAACAACTAAAGCTGTGAAACGGAAGTTACGACCACCTTTAACAACCTTGGTAACACGCTTGATTGATACTACTTTATCTTCTAATTCTAACTGACTAGCATCAATAAGATTACGTTTCATGTGTTTCGCTCCTCCTTATTAGAATTTCAGCCCAGCTTCTCTTGCTGCGTCTGCCAGTGCTTTTACTTTACCGTGGTAGATATAGCCTCCTCTGTCGAAAACAACGCTTTCGATGCCAGCTTCAACAGCTTTCTTACCAATAACGGTTCCTAAATGTGCAGCTGCTGCTACATCATCAGTGTTCTCTAACTCAGCTCTTACTTCTTTCTGAAGAGTAGAAGCAGATACTAAAGTCTTTCCTACAGTGTCATCAATGATCTGAGCATACATATGCTTGTTGGAACGAAATACTGCTAAACGAGGTGTTGTTGCAGTTCCGTTTAAATGATGACGTAATCTTCTATGCTTATTCTCACGAATTTTCGCTCTAGATGCCTTATTTACCATTTTCTCACCCTCCTGAATTATTTCTTACCAGTCTTACCAACTTTACGTCTGATAACTTCATCAACATATTTGATACCTTTACCTTTGTATGGCTCAGGTCTTCTCTTGTCTCTGATCTCAGCTGCAAACTGGCCGACTTTTTCTTTGCTGATACCGGATACGATAATCTTGTTACCATCTACTTTGGTTTCGATTCCGTCCGGATCTTCCATTTCTACCGGATGAGAATATCCAAGGCTAAGCACAAGCTTTTTGCCCTGTTTTGCTGCTTTATAACCTACACCGTTAACTTCAAGCTCTTTTGTATAGCCTTCGCTTACACCAACAACCATGTTGTGGATCAAGCTTCTTGTTAAACCGTGAAGAGATTTCATTTTCTTTAAGTCGTTTGGTCTGGATACTACTACATGACCATCTTCAACTTTGATTTCCATTTCTGTAGGAAGTGCTCTTTCGAGTGTTCCTTTTGGTCCTTTTACAGTTACTACGTTGCCTTCAGCGACAGTTACTTCTACGCCTGCAGGAATAGCAACCGGAAGTCTACCAATTCGTGACATATGTTTGTCCTCCTTACTTAGATTATCGGAGAGGATATTGCATCCTCTCTGTTTTCAGTTAATTCTCTATAAAAAATCTTGGTTCAAATTACCAAACGAATGCTAATACTTCGCCGCCAACCTGAAGTTTACGGGCTTCTTTATCAGTAATAACACCTTTGTTTGTAGAAAGAATTGCGATTCCAAGTCCACCAAGAACTTTTGGAAGCTCATCCTTGCCTGCGTAGATACGAAGACCAGGTTTGGAGATTCTCTTTAAACCAGTGATGATTTTTTCGTTTTTGTCTTCACCGTATTTCAGTGTGATATGAAGAGTTTTAACAACTCCGTCTTCAACTAAATCATATTTTGCAATATATCCTTCATCAACAAGGATGTTAGCAATTGCAATTTTCATTTTGGATGCCGGAACATCTACTGTGTCATGTTTTGCAGTGTTTGCGTTACGGATTCTTGTAAGCATATCTGCGATTGGATCGCTCATTGTCATGTTAGTTTCCTCCTATAATTCAGACTTTACATGTGCATTTATATTAATTGTTTACATTGTTACCTGTTTGATCATAAAACTCGTTTGGACACATGATCGGGCTGATAAAATCAGCCGATCGTTTATTTCTATTTAAATCCGGTTCCTACCAGGAAGCCTTCTTAACACCCGGGATCTGTCCCTTGTAAGCTAATTCACGGAAGCAGATTCTGCAGATTCCGTATTTTCTTAAAACAGAATGTGGACGTCCACAAATGTTGCAACGTGTATATTCTCTTGTGGAGAATTTCTGTTTACGCTGCTGTTTGATTTTCATTGCTGTTTTAGCCATGAATCGTTCCTCCTATTACTTTGCAAACGGCATATTGAATAATGTCAGTAATTCACGTGCTTCTTCATCAGTCTTAGCTGTAGTAACGAAGATGATGTCCATACCTCTTACTTTATCAACTTTATCATATTCAACTTCCGGGAAGATCAGCTGCTCTTTGATACCCAGAGCGTAGTTTCCACGGCCATCGAATGCGTTCGGGTTGATACCACGGAAGTCACGTACACGAGGAAGTGCAAGGTTGATCAGACGATCAGCGAACTCGTACATTTTTTCTCCTCTTAATGTAACTTTACAACCGATCGGCATACCCTCTCTGATTTTGAAGTTAGCAACAGATTTTTTCGCTTTTGTAGCGATTGCTTTCTGTCCTGTGATAAGTTCCATATCTGCGATTGCAGCATCAAGAAGCTTAGCGTTTTCTTTGGCTTCACCAACACCCATATTGATTACGATCTTATCGAGTTTTGGCACTTCCATAACATTTTTGTATCCAAATTTTTTGGTCATGGCATCCATGATCTCATTTTTGTACATTTCTTTTAATCTACTCACTTGTCATGCCTCCTCTCTTAATTAATCGATAACCTTACCGGTCTTTTTAGCAACGCGGACTTTTTTGTCTCCATCCATCTGGAAGCCTACTCTTGTAGCCTGTCCATCAACAACCAGCATTACATTGGAGATGTGCAATGGAGCTTCTTTTGTGATGATTCCGCCCTGCTGATTTGCTGCAGATGGTTTGCTGTGTTTTGTAACCTTGTTGATGTTCTCAACAATAACGGTATTGTCTTTTGCGTTTACTGCAAGGACTTTACCCTCTTTGCCATTATCTTTACCAGCGATAACTTTTACAGTATCACCTTTTTTAATTTTCATAGCTGACATTAGGCACCCTCCTATAATACTTCCGGAGCTAAGGAAACGATCTTCATGAATTTCTTCTCACGAAGTTCTCTGGCAACTGGTCCAAAGATACGTGTTCCTCTCGGAGTTAAGTCGTCTTTAATGATTACGGCAGCATTTTCATCGAAGCGGATATAAGATCCGTCTTTACGACGAGCGCCTTTTTTAGTTCTAACTACAACAGCTTTTACAACGTCACCTTTTTTAACAACGCCGCCTGGTGTTGCATCTTTGACAGTAGCAACGATTGTATCGCCAATGCTTGCATATCTTCTTGTAGAGCCGCCCATAACACGAATACAAAGGATTTCTTTTGCACCAGTGTTGTCGGCAACTTTCAGTCTAGTTTCCTGCTGGATCATACTGGTCTCCTCCTTATTTAACTTTCTCTACGATTTCAACCAGTCTCCATCTTTTATCTTTGGATAACGGTCTGGTTTCCATAACTTTTACGGTATCACCGATATTGCACTCATTATTTTCGTCATGAGCTTTTAATTTATATGTTCTCTTCACGATTTTTTTGTAAAGAGGATGTTTTACATGGTCTTCAATAGCAACTACAATGGTTTTGTCCATCTTATTGCTGACAACCTTACCCACGCGGGTTTTTCTCAGATTTCTTTCCACGATAGTTTCCTCCTATTATTTGGAAGCGTTAGCCTGCTCAGTAATTACTGTCTGGATTCTTGCAATGTTCTTGCGAACCTCTTTGATGCGGCTTGTATTTTCTAATTGATTAGTTGCATTCTGAAATCTCAGATTGAAAAGTTCTTTTTTAGCAGCTACTAATTCTTCATTTAATTCTGCAGCTGATTTTGCCTTTAAATCTTCCACGAATTTATTAATTTTCACTGTTATCACCGCCTTCTAAGTCTGCACGAGAAACAATTTTGCATTTACATGGTAACTTGTGCATTGCAAGACGTAATGCTTCACGAGCGATTTCTTCTGAAACGCCTGCGATTTCGAACATTACACGTCCTGGCTTAACAACTGCTACCCAGTATTCAAGGGCACCTTTTCCGGAACCCATTCGTGTTTCTGCTGGTTTCGCTGTTACTGGTTTATCTGGGAAAATCTTAATCCAAACCTGACCACCACGTTTGATGTAACGGGTCATAGCAACACGGGCTGCCTCGATCTGATTGGAACGGATCCAACACGGTTCGGTTGCAACAAGTCCGAATTCACCATAATTGATCTTATTGCCTCTGAGGGCTTTTCCTCTCATGGAGCCACGGAATTGTTTACGACGTTTTACTCTTTTTGGCATTAACATTATTTATCGCTCCCTTCCTTAGTTCCTTTTGTTGGAAGTACTTCGCCATTGTAGACCCAAGCTTTTACGCCAACTTTGCCGTATGTTGTGTCTGCTTCTGCGAATCCATAGTCAATATCTGCACGAAGTGTCTGAAGCGGAATAGTTCCTTCGCTGTAGAACTCTGTACGAGCCATATCAGCACCGCCAAGACGTCCGGATACGGATGTTTTGATACCTTTTGCTCCGGCCTTCATTGTTCTCTGCATTGTAGATTTCATTGCACGTCTGAAAGAGATACGGTTCTCAAGCTGTAATGCGATATTCTCTGCTACTAACTGAGCATCTCTGTCTGGTCTCTTTACTTCTTTGATATCTACGATAAGTTTCTTGTCTGTGAATTTCTTTAATTCAGCTTTTACTTTTTCGATCTCAGCGCCACCTTTACCGATTACGATACCAGGTTTAGCTGTGTAGATGATGATCTTAACTCTGTCAGATGCTCTTTCGATTTCAATTTTGGAAACACCTGCGCTGTATAATTTCTTTTTAAGGAATGTTCTGATGTTGTAGTCTTCTACCAGGTAATCAGCGAAGTCTGCATCAGCATACCATCTTGAATCCCAATCCTTGATAACACCGACTCTAAGGCCATGTGGGTTAACTTTCTGTCCCATGCTTTTCCTCCTTATTTCTCATCCAGCACGATGGTAATATGGCTTGTTCTCTTTTCGATTCTGTAAGCTCTACCCTGTGCTCTCGGCTGAATTCTCTTCATTGTAGGTCCTTTATCTGCATAGCAGGCTGCAACGTAGAGGTTGTCTGCATTCATTCCGTTGTTGTTTTCAGCATTTGCAATTGCTGACTCAAGAAGTTTCTTGATCACGCTGGAAGCGTATCTTGGGTTGTATGTTAAGATACCAAGTGCTGTCTGCACATCTTTACCGCGAATTACATCTAACACGTAGCAGGCTTTCTGAACAGAAATTCTTGCGTAAGATAATTTTGCAGACGGTCTTGTCTCTCTATTACTCTCATTTCTGGCTCTTTTTATCTGGCTTCTATGTCCCTTTGCCATTTTAAAGTGCCTCCTTTCCTTTTTCTCTCAATATCAGGTTAACCTGTCCGCTGTCTCATGGACAGCAGACAGAATATAAAGTCAAATACTAGCGAACTCCGGATTTCTTTTCGTCTTTTCCGTGTCCTCTGTAAGTTCTGGTTGCAACGAACTCACCGAGTTTGTGGCCAACCATATCTTCTGTTACGTATACCGGCACGTGTTTTCTTCCGTCATGGACAGCAATTGTGTGTCCTACGAAGGACGGGAAGATTGTAGAACGGCGTGACCAGGTTTTGATAACGGATTTATCATTTGCAGCGTTTAATGCATCTACTTTTTTAAGTAAGCTGGCATCTGCAAAAGGTCCTTTTTTCAGTGAACGAGACATGCTTAATCCTCCTTATTATTTCGATAAAGCTTTTCCATCGCGTCTTCTTACGATGAGCTTGTTGGACGGTTTGTTTTTCTTTCTTGTCTTCAGACCAAGAGCAGGTTTTCCCCATGGAGTGCATGGACCTGGGCGACCGATACCAGTCTTTCCTTCACCACCACCGTGTGGATGGTCATTCGGGTTCATTACGGAACCACGAACAGTAGGTCTGATACCCATGTTACGTTTACGTCCGGCTTTACCGATGTTAATCAGGTTGTGATCTCCGTTTCCGACAACACCAACAGATGCGCGGCATACAATCGGAACCATTCTCATTTCACCAGATGGCAGACGCAGTGTTGCGTATTTGCCTTCTTTAGCCATTAACTGAGCGCCGTTTCCAGCAGAACGAACCATCTGTCCGCCCTTTCCAGGATGAAGCTCAATGTTGTGTACCATAGTACCAACCGGGATAAGCTCTAATGGTAAGCAGTTACCAACACGAACTTCTGCTTCTGCTCCGTTCATGACTTTCTGGCCTACTTTTAAGCCTTCCGGTGCAAGGATATATGCTTTCTCGCCATCTGCATAGCAGATAAGAGCGATGTTTGCTGTTCTGTTTGGATCATACTCGATGGAAAGTACTGTTGCAGCAACTCCATCTTTTCTTCTCTTGAAGTCGATGATTCTGTATTTTCTTCTGCTTCCGCCTCCGCGGTGTCTAACTGTGATCTTACCCTGGTTGTTACGTCCAGCGTTTTTCTTTAAAGACACGGTAAGAGATTTCTCTGGTGTAGATTTTGTGATCTCTGAGAAATCGGAACCAGTCATATGTCTTCTAGACGGTGTATATGGGTTATAACTTTTGATTCCCATTTTTGTTCTCCTTTCGAATTTGTTCTCGTGCTTTCGTGCACATATTCGCAATAACCTGCGTTATCACTCGCTATCTGTTAATTAAAGTCCTTCGAAGATTTCGATATCTTTGCTGTCTTCTGTCAGAGCTACGATAGCTTTTTTGGTTTTAGCAGTTGTTCCAACTGTCATACCACGGCGTTTTTTCTTTCCATCCATGTTCATGGTGTTAACGCTCTTTACTTTTGTTCCTTCGAACATTTTCTCTACAGCTTCTTTGATCTGAGATTTATTTGCTTCTGGATGAACTAAGAAAGTGTATTTCTTTTCAGCCATAGCGTTCATAGATTTTTCTGTAATCACTGGTTTCTTGATTACGTCATAGTACTGAATGTTAGCCATTATGCATATACCTCCTCGATGGATGCTACAGCATCTTTGGTTACAACTA carries:
- the rplP gene encoding 50S ribosomal protein L16, translating into MLMPKRVKRRKQFRGSMRGKALRGNKINYGEFGLVATEPCWIRSNQIEAARVAMTRYIKRGGQVWIKIFPDKPVTAKPAETRMGSGKGALEYWVAVVKPGRVMFEIAGVSEEIAREALRLAMHKLPCKCKIVSRADLEGGDNSEN
- the rplE gene encoding 50S ribosomal protein L5, producing the protein MSRLKEMYKNEIMDAMTKKFGYKNVMEVPKLDKIVINMGVGEAKENAKLLDAAIADMELITGQKAIATKAKKSVANFKIREGMPIGCKVTLRGEKMYEFADRLINLALPRVRDFRGINPNAFDGRGNYALGIKEQLIFPEVEYDKVDKVRGMDIIFVTTAKTDEEARELLTLFNMPFAK
- the rplF gene encoding 50S ribosomal protein L6, with the protein product MSRIGRLPVAIPAGVEVTVAEGNVVTVKGPKGTLERALPTEMEIKVEDGHVVVSRPNDLKKMKSLHGLTRSLIHNMVVGVSEGYTKELEVNGVGYKAAKQGKKLVLSLGYSHPVEMEDPDGIETKVDGNKIIVSGISKEKVGQFAAEIRDKRRPEPYKGKGIKYVDEVIRRKVGKTGKK
- the rplB gene encoding 50S ribosomal protein L2 translates to MGIKSYNPYTPSRRHMTGSDFSEITKSTPEKSLTVSLKKNAGRNNQGKITVRHRGGGSRRKYRIIDFKRRKDGVAATVLSIEYDPNRTANIALICYADGEKAYILAPEGLKVGQKVMNGAEAEVRVGNCLPLELIPVGTMVHNIELHPGKGGQMVRSAGNGAQLMAKEGKYATLRLPSGEMRMVPIVCRASVGVVGNGDHNLINIGKAGRKRNMGIRPTVRGSVMNPNDHPHGGGEGKTGIGRPGPCTPWGKPALGLKTRKKNKPSNKLIVRRRDGKALSK
- the rpmC gene encoding 50S ribosomal protein L29; translated protein: MKINKFVEDLKAKSAAELNEELVAAKKELFNLRFQNATNQLENTSRIKEVRKNIARIQTVITEQANASK
- the secY gene encoding preprotein translocase subunit SecY translates to MFETLKNVFRVKEMRRKLLYLIWMIFIIRIGCQIPVPGVDSDFFKQWFSSNTGDAFNFFDAFTGGSFEKMSIFALNITPYITSSIIIQLLTIAIPALEEMQRDGEEGRKKMTAITRYVTVGLALFESIAMAIGFGRQGMIPNLNFFKGVIVVACLTAGSAMLMWLGERITEKGIGNGISIVLAVNIISRVPSDLALLYENFIKGKTIAKGTLAGIIIAAIILLVVVLVLILNGAERRIPVQYSKKMVGRKMMGGQSTNIPLKVNTAGVIPVIFASSIMSFPTVIAQLAGKGNGTGIGNEILRGLSSNNWCNPKQIQYSWGLILYIVLCVFFAYFYTSITFNPLEVADNIKKQGGFIPGIRPGKPTSDYLTNILNYIIFIGAVGLIIVCVIPFIFNGVFGANVSFGGTSIIIIVGVILETVKQIESQLLVRNYKGFLNN
- the rpsH gene encoding 30S ribosomal protein S8 produces the protein MTMSDPIADMLTRIRNANTAKHDTVDVPASKMKIAIANILVDEGYIAKYDLVEDGVVKTLHITLKYGEDKNEKIITGLKRISKPGLRIYAGKDELPKVLGGLGIAILSTNKGVITDKEARKLQVGGEVLAFVW
- the rpsS gene encoding 30S ribosomal protein S19 — encoded protein: MSRSLKKGPFADASLLKKVDALNAANDKSVIKTWSRRSTIFPSFVGHTIAVHDGRKHVPVYVTEDMVGHKLGEFVATRTYRGHGKDEKKSGVR
- the rplW gene encoding 50S ribosomal protein L23 yields the protein MANIQYYDVIKKPVITEKSMNAMAEKKYTFLVHPEANKSQIKEAVEKMFEGTKVKSVNTMNMDGKKKRRGMTVGTTAKTKKAIVALTEDSKDIEIFEGL
- the rplR gene encoding 50S ribosomal protein L18, translating into MVNKASRAKIRENKHRRLRHHLNGTATTPRLAVFRSNKHMYAQIIDDTVGKTLVSASTLQKEVRAELENTDDVAAAAHLGTVIGKKAVEAGIESVVFDRGGYIYHGKVKALADAAREAGLKF
- the rplO gene encoding 50S ribosomal protein L15, with protein sequence MELSNLRPAEGSKHSDNFRRGRGHGSGNGKTAGKGHKGQLARSGHKKPGFEGGQMPLYRRLPKRGFKNRNTKEIIAINVDVLNRFEDGAEVTAESLLASGAISKIADGVKILGNGELTKKLNVKVNAVSETAKSKIEAAGGTVEVI
- the rpsQ gene encoding 30S ribosomal protein S17 translates to MERNLRKTRVGKVVSNKMDKTIVVAIEDHVKHPLYKKIVKRTYKLKAHDENNECNIGDTVKVMETRPLSKDKRWRLVEIVEKVK
- the rplX gene encoding 50S ribosomal protein L24 yields the protein MSAMKIKKGDTVKVIAGKDNGKEGKVLAVNAKDNTVIVENINKVTKHSKPSAANQQGGIITKEAPLHISNVMLVVDGQATRVGFQMDGDKKVRVAKKTGKVID
- the map gene encoding type I methionyl aminopeptidase; the protein is MSVTIKTEHEIELMREAGHLLEKVHDGLIPYIKPGMSTKEIDRIGEQMIRDMGCIPNFLNYGGFPASFCISLNDEVVHGIPSDEKIIQDGDLVKIDAGLIYKGYHSDAARTYAVGEVSPEARQLMDVTRECFFEGLKAARAGNHLNDISKAVGAHAAKYHYGIVRDLVGHGIGTHLHEDPQIPNFPQKRRGVRLVPGMTLAVEPMINLGRADVAWLDDEWTVVTMDGSLSAHYENTILITDGDPEILTLTK
- the rpsE gene encoding 30S ribosomal protein S5 — protein: MKRNLIDASQLELEDKVVSIKRVTKVVKGGRNFRFTALVVVGDGNGHVGAGLGKAAEIPEAIRKGKEDAMKKLVTVARDENNSITHDFIGKYGSAEMLLKRAPEGTGVIAGGPARAVIELAGIKNIRTKCMGSRNKQNVVLATIEGLRQLKTPEEVARLRGKSVDEILA
- the rplV gene encoding 50S ribosomal protein L22, with protein sequence MAKGHRSQIKRARNESNRETRPSAKLSYARISVQKACYVLDVIRGKDVQTALGILTYNPRYASSVIKKLLESAIANAENNNGMNADNLYVAACYADKGPTMKRIQPRAQGRAYRIEKRTSHITIVLDEK
- a CDS encoding type Z 30S ribosomal protein S14; translation: MAKTAMKIKQQRKQKFSTREYTRCNICGRPHSVLRKYGICRICFRELAYKGQIPGVKKASW
- a CDS encoding adenylate kinase yields the protein MKIIMLGAPGAGKGTQAKKIAAKYQIPHISTGDIFRANIKNGTELGKKAKTYMDQGLLVPDELTCDLVVDRIKQPDAANGYVLDGFPRTIPQAECLTEALNKLGSKVDYAIDVDVPDSNIVNRMSGRRACLKCGATYHVVHAAPKVEGVCDTCGEKLVLRDDDQPETVQKRLNVYHEQTQPLIDYYTKEGILKSVDGTKDLEEVFADIVAILGE
- the rpmD gene encoding 50S ribosomal protein L30, which codes for MANTLKVTLVKSPIGAVPKHKKTVAAMGLTKMHKTVEMPDNAATRGMIQQVQHLVKVEEA
- the rplN gene encoding 50S ribosomal protein L14; amino-acid sequence: MIQQETRLKVADNTGAKEILCIRVMGGSTRRYASIGDTIVATVKDATPGGVVKKGDVVKAVVVRTKKGARRKDGSYIRFDENAAVIIKDDLTPRGTRIFGPVARELREKKFMKIVSLAPEVL
- the rpsC gene encoding 30S ribosomal protein S3, with the protein product MGQKVNPHGLRVGVIKDWDSRWYADADFADYLVEDYNIRTFLKKKLYSAGVSKIEIERASDRVKIIIYTAKPGIVIGKGGAEIEKVKAELKKFTDKKLIVDIKEVKRPDRDAQLVAENIALQLENRISFRRAMKSTMQRTMKAGAKGIKTSVSGRLGGADMARTEFYSEGTIPLQTLRADIDYGFAEADTTYGKVGVKAWVYNGEVLPTKGTKEGSDK